The nucleotide window CATCCAGGCACCCGCCCCTCCGCTCATGGCCGTTCAACGCTTGATCCTGCGCAGGTTGTTACGCCGCCTGCGCGCCCACCCCAACGCCACTGGTTTCGAACGCGGCCACTCCATCGTCACCAATGCCCTGCCGCACGTCGATAAGGACATCGTCATCCGTCTCGACCTGGTGAACTTCTTCCCCTCGATCTCGGCCGATCGCGTCGAGCGATACTTCCGCTTCATCGGATATGACCAGGAGGCGGCCACCATATTGACCCGTCTCTGCACCTATAAGGGCTCCCTTCCTCAGGGGGCACCGACGAGTCCGCGGTTGAGCAATCTGGTCAACTATCGCCTCGATGCTCGACTGGCGGCACTTGCCGAGAGCCGAGGCCTCTCCTATTCACGATACGCCGACGACATCACCTTCTCGGCTCGAATCGCCGACTTGGCTGCGACTCGGTGCGCAAATCCCAAAGCGCTGGAAAGGCAAAAACGCCGGCAGCCTCGCCCGAACGATTTGATCCATGCTGCCAAGGCCGTCATTGCGAGCGAGGGCTACCGCCTGCACATGCATCGCAAGCTGCGGGTTTCCCGTCGTCACGATCGACAACTCGTCACCGGCCTGGTGGTCAACTCCAAACCCGATTTGCCGCGGGCCACGCGTCGTCGATTGCGGGCGGTCGCGGATCACCTTCGCAGGGGCCGGCCGGCAACGCTGACACCACAGCAACTGGCCGGTTGGCATGCACTACAGGCGATGATCGCTGCCCAAAGGGCAACGCCTGCCTCGTGACCTTCGTTCGGGAAGACATGTTGTGGCCAATTTCAAACGAGATGTAGACCGGCCGCTTACACGGGCCGTTCCGCTATCGCGAAAGGACGAGCTGATGAGAAGGACAACTGTGATTGGTCTGGCGTGTGCAGTAACGTCGAGCGTTGTGGCCCTGGCCCAGGACGCACCGGCGAGCCGGCCGGGGGATGTGCCGCAATGCGAGATCGTCTCCGTCAAGCGGATCTGGGACGCTGCCCCGCACAACGCCTTCACCGATCTCATCCGCTTTCAGGACAAGTGGTACTGCACCTTCCGCGAGGGCGAGGGCCATGTCGGCGGCGACGGAAAGCTGCGCGTGCTGGAGTCGGTCGACGGCGACAAGTGGTCTTCCGCGGCTTTGCTGACTGAGGAGGGCGTCGACCTGCGCGACCCGAAGCTTTCGATTACCGCGGACGGGCGTTTGATGATGGTTGCGGGCGGCTCGATCTACAAGGGCAAGGAACTGGTTGGCCGGCCGGGAACAAACCTGGTGAACGGGCACCTCGTGAACAATGATCTTCTCCGATCCGTCGCCCCTGCCTTGTGAGACCTTCCTCAGTCCCCGAGCCGGCAACAACGTAACCTTCTCGTCGGTCAGCCCGGCCGAAGACGTTCCTCTTGCCTCTGCTCTCACCCTTTTACCTGTCAGTACGGCGGCAGGCACCGCCTCAACACATGGGCGAGCACGACGCCGAGAAAGAAGACGTTTCGCAACAGGACGTCCGGCCAGAAAAGCGGCAACTGGCCCTCCATCCCCGCATGGGTCTTCGCCTCAGACAGGTGTTCCCCGAGCGTTCTCATCCACTGCGTTGTTCGAGGCCACTCCGCAAGCCCATCCAGCCATTCCGCGGGAATCGCCTCAACACCCAGCGTCGCACCCATGAGCGCCCCCACAATGGCACCCGTCGTATCCGTATCCCCGCCAAGCAACACCGCCGCCTCCACGGCAGATCGGAAATCGTCGGGCCGCCGCAGCCAGCAATACAATGCCACCGGCACGGTGTGGTTGATGTAGCCGCTCACGCCGTG belongs to Phycisphaerae bacterium and includes:
- a CDS encoding reverse transcriptase family protein, encoding MTAMFGFLKSLFSRRVEPALPPPRFTTVDLARRLGVDAAELARVDVSYKAFQVPKRSGGMRTIQAPAPPLMAVQRLILRRLLRRLRAHPNATGFERGHSIVTNALPHVDKDIVIRLDLVNFFPSISADRVERYFRFIGYDQEAATILTRLCTYKGSLPQGAPTSPRLSNLVNYRLDARLAALAESRGLSYSRYADDITFSARIADLAATRCANPKALERQKRRQPRPNDLIHAAKAVIASEGYRLHMHRKLRVSRRHDRQLVTGLVVNSKPDLPRATRRRLRAVADHLRRGRPATLTPQQLAGWHALQAMIAAQRATPAS